In a single window of the Streptomyces sp. CGMCC 4.7035 genome:
- a CDS encoding FAD/NAD(P)-binding protein: protein MEPVPVSVALVGAGPRGTSVLERLCASAPELLPPGARLTVHVVDPAPPGPGRVWRTAQSPELLMNTVACQVTLFTDESVECAGPVRPGPSLHEWARDNRAEGDAEAYGKALGPDDYPTRAQYGRYLEWVFAHVVDGAPDALRVEVHTARAIRLDDAPDGRQTLTLSTGRTLTGLSAVVLAQGHLPTVPDPGHERLAAHAARHGLRHIPPANPADVDLSPLAPGEPVLLRGLGLNFFDHMALLTTGRGGRFVRTADGLRYRPSGREPRLYAGSRRGVPYQARGDNAKGPYGRHAPLLLTDEAIARFRKRADSGEAPDFLAEIWPLVAKEVETVYYEALLGSRDAGRPDFRDRFLATGHGGPEESALLDEFGISRTDRWCWDRISRPYTGVTFDSVSKWRSWLLDHLREDAAQAALGNVEGPLKAALDVLRDLRNEVRLIVDHGGLSGASRRDHLDRWYTPLNAFLSIGPPRRRIEEMTALIEAGVLEVVGPRLEVRDEAGAWVAHSPDVPGSTVRVRTLVEARLPEPDLRRTADTLLAALFRTGGCRPHTVDGYETGGLDVTPRPYRLIDRQGTAHPRRFAFGVPTEGVHWVTAAGARPGVDSVTLSDADAVARAVLRTAEAEAEAEPRTGSDPWPNVELARID, encoded by the coding sequence ATGGAACCCGTGCCGGTCTCCGTCGCCCTCGTCGGCGCGGGTCCGCGCGGCACGAGTGTCCTGGAACGCCTCTGCGCCTCCGCGCCCGAACTGCTCCCGCCCGGGGCGCGGTTGACGGTGCACGTCGTCGACCCGGCGCCGCCGGGACCGGGGCGGGTCTGGCGCACAGCGCAGTCGCCGGAGCTGCTGATGAACACGGTGGCCTGCCAGGTGACGCTGTTCACCGACGAGAGCGTGGAGTGCGCGGGGCCCGTCCGGCCGGGGCCGAGCCTGCATGAGTGGGCGCGGGACAACCGGGCGGAGGGGGATGCGGAGGCGTACGGGAAGGCCCTGGGTCCCGACGACTACCCGACCCGCGCCCAGTACGGCCGTTACCTGGAGTGGGTGTTCGCCCACGTGGTGGACGGCGCGCCGGACGCCCTGCGGGTCGAGGTGCACACCGCCCGCGCGATACGCCTGGACGACGCACCCGACGGCCGTCAGACGCTCACCCTCTCCACCGGCCGGACCCTGACCGGTCTGTCCGCCGTGGTCCTCGCCCAGGGGCACCTCCCCACGGTCCCGGACCCCGGCCACGAACGGCTCGCGGCGCACGCGGCCCGCCACGGCCTGCGTCACATCCCGCCCGCCAACCCCGCGGACGTCGATCTCTCCCCGCTCGCCCCCGGCGAACCGGTCCTGCTGCGCGGCCTGGGCCTGAACTTCTTCGACCACATGGCCCTGCTGACGACGGGCCGCGGCGGCCGCTTCGTCCGCACCGCCGACGGGCTGCGCTACCGCCCCTCGGGCCGCGAGCCGCGACTGTACGCCGGTTCGCGGCGCGGCGTTCCGTACCAGGCGCGCGGCGACAACGCGAAGGGCCCCTACGGCCGCCATGCGCCGCTGCTGCTGACGGACGAGGCCATAGCCCGGTTCCGCAAGCGCGCGGACTCCGGGGAGGCACCGGACTTCCTCGCGGAGATATGGCCGTTGGTGGCGAAGGAGGTGGAAACGGTCTACTACGAGGCCCTGCTGGGCAGCCGGGACGCCGGGCGACCCGACTTCCGGGACCGCTTTCTCGCCACAGGCCACGGCGGCCCGGAGGAGAGCGCCCTGCTCGACGAGTTCGGCATATCCCGTACGGACCGCTGGTGCTGGGACCGCATCTCCCGTCCCTATACGGGAGTCACCTTCGACTCGGTGTCCAAATGGCGGAGTTGGCTTCTCGACCACCTCCGCGAGGACGCCGCACAGGCCGCGCTCGGGAATGTCGAGGGCCCGCTCAAGGCCGCCCTGGACGTGCTGCGCGACCTGCGCAACGAGGTGCGGCTGATCGTCGACCACGGCGGTCTGTCGGGCGCCTCCCGCCGGGACCATCTCGACCGCTGGTACACCCCGCTCAACGCCTTCCTGTCCATCGGTCCGCCCAGGCGGCGCATCGAGGAGATGACCGCCCTGATCGAGGCGGGTGTCCTGGAGGTCGTGGGCCCGCGCCTGGAGGTGCGGGACGAGGCCGGGGCCTGGGTCGCGCACTCCCCCGACGTCCCGGGCTCGACCGTACGCGTCCGCACACTCGTCGAGGCGCGGCTGCCGGAGCCGGATCTGCGGCGCACCGCCGACACACTCCTCGCGGCCCTGTTCCGGACGGGCGGATGCCGGCCGCACACCGTGGACGGTTACGAAACCGGAGGCCTGGACGTCACACCGCGCCCCTACCGTCTGATCGACCGCCAGGGCACCGCGCACCCGAGGCGATTCGCCTTCGGCGTCCCCACGGAGGGCGTGCACTGGGTGACCGCGGCGGGCGCCCGGCCCGGCGTGGACTCGGTCACCTTGTCGGACGCCGACGCGGTGGCGCGGGCGGTTCTGCGTACGGCGGAGGCGGAGGCGGAAGCGGAACCGCGAACGGGGTCGGACCCATGGCCGAATGTTGAACTCGCAAGGATTGATTAG
- a CDS encoding LysR family transcriptional regulator: MTLDDLRVFVAVCRAGSLSAVARELGCTQSAVSQHVRRLEREVGVGLVERQSRGVVPTRAGRVLQQAAAEGISGLDLALRRLAEIARGDGGVVRIATGSVTVRHFMAAAVAEFRRRHPRVSLEFRTESSSRRCFDALREPGLDLAWVTLGAPVRGVEQRPVVQLPWVLAVPADDELAGRERVEAADLAGLRLVGLPEGSSSRHRLEAAYAELGIPAAASDTSVADWDTAILLAELGVGHAVVPDLPGWRAHGRPGLRFIPVPELPPLAVGWAVRRWDTLSPSARAFADTVTRHNTGP; encoded by the coding sequence GTGACCCTCGATGATCTGCGTGTCTTCGTCGCCGTCTGCCGCGCCGGCAGCTTGAGCGCCGTCGCCCGGGAGCTGGGCTGCACCCAGTCGGCCGTCAGCCAGCACGTACGACGGCTGGAACGCGAGGTGGGGGTCGGACTGGTGGAGCGGCAGTCCCGCGGGGTCGTGCCCACCCGGGCCGGGCGGGTGCTCCAGCAGGCCGCCGCGGAGGGGATCTCCGGGCTGGACCTGGCGCTGCGCAGGCTCGCGGAGATCGCCCGCGGGGACGGCGGCGTCGTACGGATCGCCACCGGAAGCGTCACCGTGCGGCACTTCATGGCCGCCGCGGTCGCCGAGTTCCGGCGGCGGCATCCTCGGGTCAGCCTGGAGTTCCGGACCGAGAGCTCCAGCCGGCGCTGCTTCGACGCCTTGCGGGAGCCCGGCCTCGACCTGGCCTGGGTGACCCTCGGGGCGCCCGTGCGCGGAGTCGAGCAGCGGCCCGTCGTCCAGCTGCCCTGGGTGCTCGCGGTCCCCGCCGACGACGAACTCGCCGGACGGGAGCGGGTCGAGGCCGCCGACCTGGCCGGGCTGCGGCTCGTCGGTCTGCCCGAGGGCTCCAGCTCGCGCCACCGACTCGAAGCCGCCTACGCCGAGTTGGGGATACCGGCCGCCGCCTCCGACACCAGCGTCGCCGACTGGGACACCGCCATCCTCCTCGCCGAACTGGGCGTCGGCCATGCCGTCGTCCCCGATCTGCCCGGCTGGCGCGCCCACGGCCGGCCCGGGCTGCGGTTCATACCCGTCCCCGAACTGCCGCCGCTCGCCGTCGGCTGGGCCGTACGCCGCTGGGACACCCTGTCCCCGTCCGCCCGCGCCTTCGCCGACACCGTCACCCGGCACAACACCGGGCCATGA
- a CDS encoding ketopantoate reductase family protein has translation MANGDLTVAVLGPGGVGGLLAALLARAGHRVICLAGDETARTLREQGILVRGERFGEFTARVEADTELRETADIVLVAVKHTALDAALERVPAKALAEDALVVPLLNGVEHPAALRERYGVERVAPAVIRVESTRIAPGVIEHGSPFVEVDLTGDAVARGRLDRLAGALEWAGVQVRVLDGEAAALWAKMAFLAPLALLTTRYGVPLGEVRTRHREELVSLVEETAAVGRACGAATDAAAALARYDSFPPEMRSSMQRDAEAGRPLELDAIGGALLRAAERHGVAVPVATRLVRELGWSFLGS, from the coding sequence ATGGCGAACGGCGACCTCACGGTGGCGGTGCTGGGTCCGGGCGGGGTCGGCGGTCTGCTCGCCGCACTGCTGGCCCGGGCCGGACACCGGGTGATCTGTCTGGCGGGGGACGAGACCGCGCGGACGCTGCGCGAGCAGGGCATCCTCGTCCGCGGTGAGCGGTTCGGAGAGTTCACGGCGCGGGTCGAGGCGGACACGGAACTGCGCGAGACGGCCGACATCGTGCTCGTCGCGGTGAAGCACACCGCGCTCGACGCCGCGCTGGAGCGCGTACCGGCGAAGGCACTGGCCGAGGACGCGCTGGTCGTACCCCTGCTGAACGGCGTGGAACACCCGGCCGCCCTGCGCGAGCGCTACGGCGTCGAGCGGGTGGCGCCCGCCGTCATCCGCGTCGAGTCGACGCGGATCGCGCCCGGGGTGATCGAGCACGGCAGTCCGTTCGTGGAGGTCGACCTGACCGGGGACGCCGTGGCGCGCGGCCGCCTCGACCGGCTCGCCGGGGCCCTGGAGTGGGCGGGCGTACAGGTCCGTGTGCTGGACGGGGAGGCGGCGGCCCTGTGGGCGAAGATGGCGTTCCTCGCGCCGCTCGCGCTGCTGACGACGCGGTACGGCGTGCCGCTCGGCGAGGTCCGCACCCGCCACCGCGAGGAGTTGGTGTCCCTGGTGGAGGAGACGGCGGCGGTCGGCCGGGCGTGCGGAGCGGCCACGGACGCGGCGGCGGCACTCGCCCGCTACGACTCCTTCCCGCCGGAGATGAGGTCGTCGATGCAGCGCGACGCGGAAGCGGGCCGCCCGCTCGAACTCGACGCGATCGGCGGGGCGTTGCTGCGTGCGGCGGAGCGGCACGGGGTGGCAGTGCCGGTGGCGACGCGGCTCGTGCGGGAGCTGGGCTGGTCGTTCCTGGGTTCCTGA
- a CDS encoding DedA family protein, which yields MFESMGSLTGTPWIYAVVAASVLLDVFLPVLPSGVLVITAATAAVADVPGVLALALCAATASVLGDLVAYRLAWRGGARLDRAIARSRRLTSAQERLGAALARGGGALVILARFAPAGRSVVSLAAGAARRRARDFLPWSALAGVTWAAYSVALGYFGGQWLGATWLATGVSVAALFAAGAGAGYLMRRPAPQE from the coding sequence GTGTTCGAGAGTATGGGGTCGCTGACCGGCACCCCTTGGATCTATGCCGTGGTGGCCGCTTCCGTCCTGCTGGACGTCTTCCTGCCCGTGCTGCCGAGCGGCGTCCTGGTCATCACGGCGGCGACCGCGGCGGTCGCGGATGTACCGGGCGTCCTGGCACTCGCGCTCTGCGCGGCGACGGCCTCGGTCCTGGGCGACCTGGTGGCGTACCGCCTGGCCTGGCGCGGCGGCGCCCGACTGGACCGGGCGATCGCCCGCTCGCGTCGGCTGACGAGCGCACAGGAACGCCTCGGTGCGGCACTCGCGCGCGGCGGCGGCGCGCTGGTGATCCTGGCCCGGTTCGCGCCCGCGGGCCGCTCGGTGGTCTCCCTCGCCGCGGGCGCCGCCCGTCGCCGCGCCCGCGACTTCCTGCCCTGGTCGGCGCTCGCGGGTGTCACCTGGGCCGCGTACAGCGTGGCCCTCGGCTATTTCGGCGGCCAGTGGCTGGGCGCGACCTGGCTGGCGACGGGCGTCTCGGTGGCGGCCCTGTTCGCGGCGGGCGCGGGCGCGGGCTACCTCATGCGCCGCCCGGCACCGCAGGAGTAG
- a CDS encoding DUF2277 domain-containing protein, with the protein MCRSIKTLRPPAIPEDATEEEIRAAALQFVRKVSGFRAPAAHNREVFDHAVDAIAEATAELLAGLEVRGRSRDATPAVPGGA; encoded by the coding sequence ATGTGCCGCAGCATCAAGACGCTCCGACCGCCCGCCATCCCCGAGGACGCCACGGAGGAGGAGATCCGCGCCGCCGCGCTCCAGTTCGTGCGCAAGGTCTCCGGCTTCCGCGCCCCGGCCGCCCACAACCGCGAGGTGTTCGACCACGCGGTCGACGCGATCGCCGAGGCCACCGCCGAACTGCTCGCCGGTCTGGAGGTAAGAGGACGCTCCCGGGACGCTACTCCTGCGGTGCCGGGCGGCGCATGA
- a CDS encoding MBL fold metallo-hydrolase, with protein sequence MTTVDILYVGGPTAVIELGGVRLLTDPTFDAPGEYPIGSRSLVKTAGPALSATEIAPVDAVLLSHDQHPDNLDTAGRGYLAEVPLTLSTASAYDRVGAPVRALPSWEHVDLPRPTGGVLRVTAVPALHGPEGSEPLVGEVTGFVLSGEGLPTVYVSGDNASLDVVRTIAGRLGPVDVAVLFAGAARTPLVPDAPLTLTSGAAAEAARILGARHVVPLHFEHWAHFTQDGATLTKAFAEAGLADRLHLLEPGASVRL encoded by the coding sequence ATGACCACTGTGGACATCCTCTACGTGGGCGGCCCCACCGCCGTCATCGAGCTGGGCGGCGTTCGTCTGCTCACGGACCCGACCTTCGACGCCCCGGGCGAGTACCCCATCGGCTCGCGCAGCCTGGTCAAGACGGCCGGCCCCGCGCTTTCGGCGACGGAGATCGCCCCGGTCGACGCCGTACTGCTCTCCCACGACCAGCACCCGGACAACCTCGACACGGCGGGCCGCGGCTACCTCGCCGAGGTCCCGCTGACCCTGTCCACGGCCTCGGCGTACGACCGTGTCGGCGCCCCCGTGCGGGCCCTGCCGTCCTGGGAGCACGTGGATCTGCCGCGCCCGACCGGCGGGGTGCTGCGCGTGACGGCCGTGCCCGCGCTCCACGGCCCGGAGGGCAGCGAGCCGCTCGTCGGCGAGGTCACCGGGTTCGTCCTGTCCGGCGAGGGGCTGCCCACGGTGTACGTCAGCGGCGACAACGCCTCCCTCGACGTGGTCCGTACGATCGCGGGCCGGCTCGGCCCGGTCGACGTGGCCGTCCTGTTCGCGGGCGCCGCCCGCACCCCGCTCGTGCCGGACGCCCCGCTGACGCTGACGAGCGGGGCGGCGGCCGAGGCGGCGCGGATCCTCGGCGCCCGTCATGTGGTCCCGCTGCACTTCGAGCACTGGGCGCACTTCACCCAGGACGGCGCGACGCTGACGAAGGCGTTCGCGGAGGCGGGCCTGGCGGACCGTCTGCACCTGTTGGAGCCGGGGGCCTCGGTACGGCTGTAG